From Fundulus heteroclitus isolate FHET01 chromosome 5, MU-UCD_Fhet_4.1, whole genome shotgun sequence, a single genomic window includes:
- the LOC105934051 gene encoding voltage-dependent calcium channel gamma-3 subunit produces MRVCNRGMMMLLTTAGAFCAFSLMTIAVGTDYWLYSRGMCRSKNLNDNETVHKNEEVLTHSGLWRTCCTEGIFQGVCKDIDHFPDDADYEQDAAEYLLRAVRASSLFPILSVGLLFLGGLCVAASEFYKSRYNVILTAGILFVSAGLSNIIGIIVYISANSGDPSQSDNKKSYSYGWSFYFGALSFVLAEMVGVLAVHVFIEKHRQLRTKGRPSLMKPPISRIPSSYRNRYYQNRSRRYSYRSNHSMADSTTHGYQPSSVRDQEPCVSAEPKVAAMAGLSTPVTMGSEFLLYALTSPLKESKIDMAVEDLTTAATLNTDMLPGNCASNRRTTPV; encoded by the exons ATGAGAGTTTGTAACAGGGGGATGATGATGCTTCTGACCACGGCGGGGGCTTTCTGCGCATTCAGCCTCATGACCATCGCGGTGGGCACGGACTACTGGCTCTACTCCCGCGGGATGTGCCGCTCCAAGAACCTGAACGACAACGAGACCGTCCACAAAAACGAGGAGGTCCTGACCCACTCGGGACTTTGGAGAACCTGCTGCACCGAGG GAATATTTCAAGGTGTCTGTAAAGACATTGATCACTTCCCTGACGATGCAGACTACGAGCAGGATGCTGCAGAGTATTTACTAC GAGCAGTTCGAGCATCCAGCCTCTTCCCAATCCTCAGCGTGGGACTCCTCTTTCTTGGGGGTTTGTGTGTAGCTGCCAGCGAGTTCTACAAGTCCCGCTACAATGTCATCCTCACTGCTGGTATTCTCTTTGTCTCTGCAG GTCTCAGTAACATAATTGGCATCATTGTGTACATATCGGCCAACTCAGGGGACCCCAGTCAGAGTGACAACAAGAAGAGCTACTCCTACGGCTGGTCATTCTATTTCGGGGCCCTGTCGTTTGTGCTGGCTGAGATGGTGGGCGTCCTAGCAGTGCACGTGTTTATAGAAAAGCACAGGCAGCTTCGCACCAAAGGCCGACCCTCACTCATGAAGCCTCCCATCTCCCGAATCCCATCATCGTACCGCAACCGCTACTACCAGAACCGCAGCCGACGCTACAGCTACAGGAGCAACCACAGCATGGCAGACTCCACCACACACGGCTACCAGCCGTCGTCGGTACGCGACCAGGAGCCCTGCGTGTCGGCTGAGCCTAAGGTCGCCGCCATGGCTGGTTTGTCTACGCCGGTGACGATGGGATCTGAGTTTTTGCTGTACGCCTTAACCTCTCCTCTGAAGGAGAGCAAGATTGACATGGCTGTGGAGGACTTAACAACCGCAGCCACTCTCAACACGGACATGCTGCCGGGAAACTGCGCGTCCAATCGAAGAACCACGCCGGTCTGA